A genomic segment from Necator americanus strain Aroian chromosome III, whole genome shotgun sequence encodes:
- a CDS encoding hypothetical protein (NECATOR_CHRIII.G8983.T1), translated as MDTDPQLARFLQQLQSETQRQKFTEQVHTLTGRCWDVCFADYRPPSKLDGKTTTCLQNCVNRMIDASNFMVEHLQKLEGGKGTI; from the exons ATGGACACTGATCCACAGTTGGCCCGATTCCTTCAACAGCTCCAGTCAGAAACGCAAAGACAGAAGTTCACCGAGCAG GTGCACACGTTGACAGGCCGATGCTGGGACGTATGTTTTGCAGACTATCGCCCACCAAGCAAGCTTGATGGAAAAACTACCACATGTCTTCAA AACTGTGTCAACCGAATGATCGACGCGAGTAACTTCATGGTGGAACACCTACAGAAGTTGGAAGGTGGGAAAGGGACGATTTGA
- a CDS encoding hypothetical protein (NECATOR_CHRIII.G8981.T2), producing MESSKNSDVLVLVTGASGYIASHCVKLLLNEGYRVRGTVRSLKNEKKVTPVRQLQQDDRLELVEADLLKPDNWPRVVSGCHYILHIASPFPIVADASCIDIAVNGTLNVLRAASKDSSVKKVVLTSSCAAVNEGHPQDKVFDETSWTDVTSPSVEYYAKSKTLAEKAAWNFVDHIKDGNKFALTCLNPTMVVGPLLINEEGASITLVRRFLNTEMPAVPELNLAFVDVRDVAKAHIEAMCRPETDGERILITSQPSFWFRDIARVLGKEFRHQGFWVPRYQVPYCALWVYSFFDKEASACLNRVGHTIRFDNSKAKRLLGIEFRDPAESLVEMGYSLVERGIVKKRSGYQGVPSKYKQ from the exons ATGGAATCCTCCAAAAATAGTGACGTAC ttgttttggTGACTGGAGCTTCCGGTTATATTGCTTCCCATTGTGTTAAGTTGCTGCTGAATGAAGGCTACCGAGTAAGGGGAACGGTGCGAAGtttgaaaaacgagaaaaaa GTGACGCCAGTGCGACAACTTCAACAAGACGATCGCTTGGAGCTGGTGGAAGCCGATTTGTTGAAGCCAGACAACTGGCCAAG GGTTGTCTCCGGTTGTCACTACATTTTGCATATTGCATCGCCTTTTCCTATCGTGGCAGATGCCAGTTGCATCGATATCGCTGTCAATGGAACACTGAATGTCCTCAGAGCAGCTTCCAAAGACTCATCCGTTAAAAAAGTTGTGCTGACAAGTAGTTGTGCTGCTGTTAACG AAGGTCATCCTCAAGATAAAGTTTTTGACGAAACATCATGGACTGATGTCACCAGCCCATCTGTGGAGTACTACGCTAAGAGTAAAACCCTGGCAGAAAAAGCGGCGTGGAATTTTGTCGATCATATCAAGGATGGGAACAA GTTTGCGCTGACATGTTTGAATCCGACGATGGTAGTTGGGCCTCTCCTTATCAACGAAGAAGGGGCAAGCATTACG CTGGTACGACGTTTCCTCAACACTGAGATGCCGGCCGTACCAGAGCTTAACCTCGCCTTTGTTGATGTTCGCGACGTCGCCAAAGCGCATATCGAAGCCATGTGTCGTCCTGAAACCGACGGTGAACGTATACTG ATCACCAGCCAGCCATCATTTTGGTTCCGTGATATTGCAAGAGTACTTGGTAAAGAATTCAGGCATCAAG GATTTTGGGTGCCTCGATATCAAGTGCCGTACTGTGCCCTATGGGTATACTCGTTCTTTGACAAGGAGGCTTCGGCATGTTTGAACCGAGTTGGACACACTATTCGATTCGACAATTCCAAG GCCAAACGCCTTCTCGGCATTGAATTTCGGGATCCTGCCGAATCGCTTGTCGAAATGGGTTACTCACTCGTCGAGAGAGGAATCGTCAAGAAGCGATCAGGTTATCAAGGGGTCCCCAGCAAATACAAACAATAG
- a CDS encoding hypothetical protein (NECATOR_CHRIII.G8981.T1) — MPPQIRGMMPLIIDPIVLVTGASGYIASHCVKLLLNEGYRVRGTVRSLKNEKKVTPVRQLQQDDRLELVEADLLKPDNWPRVVSGCHYILHIASPFPIVADASCIDIAVNGTLNVLRAASKDSSVKKVVLTSSCAAVNEGHPQDKVFDETSWTDVTSPSVEYYAKSKTLAEKAAWNFVDHIKDGNKFALTCLNPTMVVGPLLINEEGASITLVRRFLNTEMPAVPELNLAFVDVRDVAKAHIEAMCRPETDGERILITSQPSFWFRDIARVLGKEFRHQGFWVPRYQVPYCALWVYSFFDKEASACLNRVGHTIRFDNSKAKRLLGIEFRDPAESLVEMGYSLVERGIVKKRSGYQGVPSKYKQ; from the exons atgccacctcagattcgtgggatgatgcctttgatcATCGACCCGA ttgttttggTGACTGGAGCTTCCGGTTATATTGCTTCCCATTGTGTTAAGTTGCTGCTGAATGAAGGCTACCGAGTAAGGGGAACGGTGCGAAGtttgaaaaacgagaaaaaa GTGACGCCAGTGCGACAACTTCAACAAGACGATCGCTTGGAGCTGGTGGAAGCCGATTTGTTGAAGCCAGACAACTGGCCAAG GGTTGTCTCCGGTTGTCACTACATTTTGCATATTGCATCGCCTTTTCCTATCGTGGCAGATGCCAGTTGCATCGATATCGCTGTCAATGGAACACTGAATGTCCTCAGAGCAGCTTCCAAAGACTCATCCGTTAAAAAAGTTGTGCTGACAAGTAGTTGTGCTGCTGTTAACG AAGGTCATCCTCAAGATAAAGTTTTTGACGAAACATCATGGACTGATGTCACCAGCCCATCTGTGGAGTACTACGCTAAGAGTAAAACCCTGGCAGAAAAAGCGGCGTGGAATTTTGTCGATCATATCAAGGATGGGAACAA GTTTGCGCTGACATGTTTGAATCCGACGATGGTAGTTGGGCCTCTCCTTATCAACGAAGAAGGGGCAAGCATTACG CTGGTACGACGTTTCCTCAACACTGAGATGCCGGCCGTACCAGAGCTTAACCTCGCCTTTGTTGATGTTCGCGACGTCGCCAAAGCGCATATCGAAGCCATGTGTCGTCCTGAAACCGACGGTGAACGTATACTG ATCACCAGCCAGCCATCATTTTGGTTCCGTGATATTGCAAGAGTACTTGGTAAAGAATTCAGGCATCAAG GATTTTGGGTGCCTCGATATCAAGTGCCGTACTGTGCCCTATGGGTATACTCGTTCTTTGACAAGGAGGCTTCGGCATGTTTGAACCGAGTTGGACACACTATTCGATTCGACAATTCCAAG GCCAAACGCCTTCTCGGCATTGAATTTCGGGATCCTGCCGAATCGCTTGTCGAAATGGGTTACTCACTCGTCGAGAGAGGAATCGTCAAGAAGCGATCAGGTTATCAAGGGGTCCCCAGCAAATACAAACAATAG
- a CDS encoding hypothetical protein (NECATOR_CHRIII.G8982.T1), with translation MGNSEGKTKEFDKSSASSTSRRIDKRVEQAFVTLTGSASTALTFGILKGVFSEGLAESLWKYLSDSKPCDATLSIDEFSRHAPSLMGTSTDIYIKVCQPVLHLIKTCSEAAGAGAVAGDEPFIRNLVNEMSAGGSNANAIICWKNALCPKFCNALQGLVLQVFLGYNYPATDYSSDILTPLQMWYVQCSLPGKYFATENTKKYLRIFYDSTYTSCVSATHWTPLYSSATHGISVNRFETNVFDYRGPTVSIFELTDKSVYVLATEETWRHGSSRFGGSDTMLFQLAPKLDRWEASASIYCNFKIRSAGFGLSFKDVMKIDKDMSNIESIEVWGCAASNALEDQQKLRMWQNQQAEKNRKVPLPGNWDDNPDKTILEMAGFKFSDERRKMDLEAQSTR, from the exons ATGGGGAATTCCGAGGGAAAGACGAAGGAGTTTGACAAGTCGTCCGCTAGTTCGACTTCCAGGAGAATTGATAAAAGAGTGGAACAAGCGTTTGTCACGCTGACTGGGAGCGCATCGACAGCGTTGACTTTTGGGATTTTGAAG GGAGTGTTCAGTGAAGGTCTTGCTGAAAGCTTGTGGAAGTACCTTTCCGATTCTAAACCATGTGATGCTACCCTGAGCATTGACGAGTTTTCCCGTCATGCACCCAGCTTAATGGGGACGTCAACAGACATATATATTAAGG TCTGTCAGCCTGTACTCCATCTCATTAAAACTTGCTCAGAAGCTGCTGGCGCTGGTGCCGTCGCTGGCGATGAACCTTTTATCAGGAATCTTGTCAATGAGATG AGTGCAGGTGGTTCGAACGCCAACGCTATTATTTGTTGGAAGAATGCATTGTGCCCGAAATTCTGCAATGCTTTGCAAGGATTAGTTCTGCAAGTGTTTCTTGGTTACAATTAT CCAGCAACTGACTACTCATCTGACATCTTGACCCCGCTACAGATGTGGTATGTCCAGTGCTCCTTACCGGGCAAATATTTTGCGACCGAGAACACTAAGAAG TACCTTCGTATATTTTATGATTCGACCTATACTTCCTGCGTTAGCGCAACACATTGGACCCCACTGTACTCCAGTGCAACACACGGAATCAGTGTGAATCGATTTGAGACCAATGTGTTCGACTACAGAGGCCCTACAGTGTCTATATTCGAACTCACCGATAAGAGTGTTTACGTGCTGGCCACGGAAGAAACCTGGCG GCATGGTTCATCTCGATTCGGTGGTTCTGATACAATGCTGTTCCAATTAGCACCGAAACTGGATCGATGGGAAGCCTCAGCATCTATTTATTGCAATTTTAAGATCAGATCGGCTGGATTTGGATTGTCGTTCAAAGACGTCATGAAGATCGACAAGGACATGAGCAATATAGAATCTATTGAG GTGTGGGGGTGTGCAGCATCGAATGCCCTGGAGGATCAGCAGAAATTGAGAATGTGGCAAAATCAGCAGGCCGAGAAGAACAGAAAG GTGCCTTTGCCAGGAAACTGGGATGACAATCCGGACAAAACAATCCTAGAAATGGCTGGTTTTAAGTTCTCGGATGAACGAAGAAAGATGGACTTGGAGGCACAGTCGACGCGATGA
- a CDS encoding hypothetical protein (NECATOR_CHRIII.G8983.T2) → MDTDPQLARFLQQLQSETQRQKFTEQVHTLTGRCWDVCFADYRPPSKLDGKTTTCLQNCVNRMIDASNFMVEHLQKLEAPL, encoded by the exons ATGGACACTGATCCACAGTTGGCCCGATTCCTTCAACAGCTCCAGTCAGAAACGCAAAGACAGAAGTTCACCGAGCAG GTGCACACGTTGACAGGCCGATGCTGGGACGTATGTTTTGCAGACTATCGCCCACCAAGCAAGCTTGATGGAAAAACTACCACATGTCTTCAA AACTGTGTCAACCGAATGATCGACGCGAGTAACTTCATGGTGGAACACCTACAGAAGTTGGAAG CCCCACTCTAG
- a CDS encoding hypothetical protein (NECATOR_CHRIII.G8982.T2), producing the protein MSFYPTIQRSREGSQRQFCYQLYMGNSEGKTKEFDKSSASSTSRRIDKRVEQAFVTLTGSASTALTFGILKGVFSEGLAESLWKYLSDSKPCDATLSIDEFSRHAPSLMGTSTDIYIKVCQPVLHLIKTCSEAAGAGAVAGDEPFIRNLVNEMSAGGSNANAIICWKNALCPKFCNALQGLVLQVFLGYNYPATDYSSDILTPLQMWYVQCSLPGKYFATENTKKTNVFDYRGPTVSIFELTDKSVYVLATEETWRHGSSRFGGSDTMLFQLAPKLDRWEASASIYCNFKIRSAGFGLSFKDVMKIDKDMSNIESIEVWGCAASNALEDQQKLRMWQNQQAEKNRKVPLPGNWDDNPDKTILEMAGFKFSDERRKMDLEAQSTR; encoded by the exons atgtcgttttacccgactatacaGCG GTCCAGAGAGGGAAGTCAACGCCAATTCTGCTATCAGCTG TATATGGGGAATTCCGAGGGAAAGACGAAGGAGTTTGACAAGTCGTCCGCTAGTTCGACTTCCAGGAGAATTGATAAAAGAGTGGAACAAGCGTTTGTCACGCTGACTGGGAGCGCATCGACAGCGTTGACTTTTGGGATTTTGAAG GGAGTGTTCAGTGAAGGTCTTGCTGAAAGCTTGTGGAAGTACCTTTCCGATTCTAAACCATGTGATGCTACCCTGAGCATTGACGAGTTTTCCCGTCATGCACCCAGCTTAATGGGGACGTCAACAGACATATATATTAAGG TCTGTCAGCCTGTACTCCATCTCATTAAAACTTGCTCAGAAGCTGCTGGCGCTGGTGCCGTCGCTGGCGATGAACCTTTTATCAGGAATCTTGTCAATGAGATG AGTGCAGGTGGTTCGAACGCCAACGCTATTATTTGTTGGAAGAATGCATTGTGCCCGAAATTCTGCAATGCTTTGCAAGGATTAGTTCTGCAAGTGTTTCTTGGTTACAATTAT CCAGCAACTGACTACTCATCTGACATCTTGACCCCGCTACAGATGTGGTATGTCCAGTGCTCCTTACCGGGCAAATATTTTGCGACCGAGAACACTAAGAAG ACCAATGTGTTCGACTACAGAGGCCCTACAGTGTCTATATTCGAACTCACCGATAAGAGTGTTTACGTGCTGGCCACGGAAGAAACCTGGCG GCATGGTTCATCTCGATTCGGTGGTTCTGATACAATGCTGTTCCAATTAGCACCGAAACTGGATCGATGGGAAGCCTCAGCATCTATTTATTGCAATTTTAAGATCAGATCGGCTGGATTTGGATTGTCGTTCAAAGACGTCATGAAGATCGACAAGGACATGAGCAATATAGAATCTATTGAG GTGTGGGGGTGTGCAGCATCGAATGCCCTGGAGGATCAGCAGAAATTGAGAATGTGGCAAAATCAGCAGGCCGAGAAGAACAGAAAG GTGCCTTTGCCAGGAAACTGGGATGACAATCCGGACAAAACAATCCTAGAAATGGCTGGTTTTAAGTTCTCGGATGAACGAAGAAAGATGGACTTGGAGGCACAGTCGACGCGATGA